The Pseudomonas sp. KU26590 genomic sequence GCCAGCACCCTCGAGCGCGCGCACAAGGTTCACCCCATTGCCGCGTTGCAGACCGAGTACTCACTGTGGAGCCGCGATCCGGAAGAAAACGGCGTGCTCGAGACCTGCCGCCGTCTGGGCATCGCGTTCGTTCCGTACAGCCCGTTGGGACGAGGTTTTCTGACCGGCGCCCTGAAAAACCCGGAGGACTTCGCCGCCGATGACTATCGCCGCAGCAGCCCGAGATTTCAGGGCGAGAACTTCGCCACAAACCTGCTGCTGGTGCAGAAGGTAGAGCAACTGGCGGCAGAAAAAGGCATCACCGCCGGCCAGCTGGCCCTGGCCTGGGTGCTCGCCCAAGGCAATGACGTCATCCCGATTCCCGGCACCAAACAACGTAAATACCTGGAAGAGAACGTCGCCGCCCTGGACGTGACCCTCGACGCGACGGAGTTGCAGGCGTTGAAAGACCTGTTCCCGGTTAACGCCGTCGCGGGTGGCCGTTACCCCGATGCGGCGATGAAGCTGGTCAACGGGTGAAGCGGGTGAGTCGGTAGCCGCGTCAATCACCGCTGCCTGACCCGCAATACCCGGCTTGCTGGCGGCTACGCTCCGCCGCCAGCAAGCCAGTGCCCTTCCCTTTGGCCTCGTCGGGTCAAAAATCCCGCTTGTAGAAGATGTCCAGCGAACTCGCCACGCCGCCCGCGACCTCCAGGTACACCTTCTTGCTGAGCAGATAGCGCAAGGTCAGCGTATTGGCCGGTTCAAACACCCCCACGCCGTAACGCAGGCTGAGCTTGTCGGTGATCTTGCCGCTGGCGACCACGGCGGTCTTGTCGCCGCTGCCCGAGGTGTCCAGATCGAAATCCTGAATCCCCAGCCCGGACGCCAGCTTGCCCGCCGTCGACGAACCGCCGGCCAGGCCCAATGCCAGCGCCGCTTGGGCGACCATGTTGCTGTCTTCACCGTTGGTGCTCAGCGGACGGCCCAGCACCAGGTAGGACAGCGCCTGTTCCTGGCTCATGGCCGGCTCGGAGAATACTGTGGTGGTCGGTTGTTCGGCACTGCCGGTCAGGCGAATGCCGGCAATCACGTCGTCGGTCTGGCGGATGGCTTCGATGTCCAGATACGGCTGGTCAACCGGCCCTGCGAACAACAGGCGCGCCTTGCGGATGGTCAGGCGCTGGCCGTAAGCGCGGTAGCGGCCATCGTTGAGATTCAACTCGCCGCGGGTGTCCATGTTGTCGCCGATGTGCACGTGGCCGACGAGATTGGCGGTCAAGCCGAAACCGGTGAAGCTCAGGGTCTCCTGGCCCACTTCGACGTTCACGTCCATGGCGATTGCCAGCGGGGTTTTGCCCTGTTTAGTCTGCTGGCCGACGATTACCGTGTCATCGGAGACTTTCACGGTCGAGGGCGGCAGCTGACGCACAGTAATTTCGCCTTTTGGGATCAAGACTTTGCCCGACACCGCGAGCCGGTCGCCCTGCAAAGTGATCTTCAGGTCCGGTGCCGCCTCCAGCTTGGCGTACGGCTCAACGGTGATCGGCAGGTGCGTGCCCTTCAGGGCCATGTCGACGTCCAGTGCATCGGCCCAGGCCACATGCCCGCCAATGCTGCCCTGACCCGTCGGGCCGCTGCGCCAGTTGCCGGTCAGATCAACGCGCTCGCCGGCAATCAGCGCCTGCACGTTGAGTTTTTCAAGGCTCACCGGCAATTCGGGACCGGAGACTTCGCCGTCATTGAGCGTCACGTTGCCGTTGACCTGGGGCGCCAGCAGGCTGCCCGAGATCCGCCCGCTGCCGTTGAGTTTGCCGTTGAGCTTTTCCACCATGGGCACGAAGGGCCGTGCGGCCGACACGTCCAGGCCGCTGAGGGTGAAGTCACCGGTCACGGGTTTGTTCCTGGCGATCGGGTCGATGCTCAATCGGGCCAGCAACTCACCGAGCTTGCCGCCACGAAAATCCACGCTGGTGTCGACCTTCTTCGGGGTCAGGCTGCTGGTCAGCTTCAGCGTGTCGTAGGGGAAGTCGAGCCACTGATTCTTGTCCTTGACCCGCAGCGTCCCGCCACTGGCGTCGATGACCACCTGACCATTGGGGCCGGCGGCGGGAACGTCCAGCTGGATATCGGCATTCAACGCGCCCTTCCAGGCGAAATCCTTGGGCAGCCACTGCGCCAGGCTTTCCAGCGGGAAGCGCTTGAGGTGGTAGCGCAGGCGCGGTTCAGGCATCAGACGCTGATCTTCGCCACACAGACTCGCAGGCCCCGACACCCAGCAATGGGCACCGAAATTGACCTTGCCGTCGGCCAGGCGCTCCAGTTTGGCCGGCTGTTGCAGCTTCCAGTCCTGCCCGCCGCTCTGGATGTCGCCGCTGGCCAAACGCCCGCGCCAGTTGCCTTTTTCCAGATTGCCATCCAGTGCGAGGGCCAGTTTGAGCAGCGGCCCTTTAAGATCGAGTTTGACTTGCTGACGCTTGATGTCGCCCTGGCCGTTCACATTCAAGGCGCCCAGTGCGGTGTCGCCGGCTTGAATGCCGGTGGTCTTCAGATCAACCGTCGCGCGCTGGGCGTTGTCGAGCTTGGCCGCCAGCGTAAGGGTTTGCAGCGTGTTGGTCTGAAAAGCCAGTTGAGTGCCCTGCAACGCCAGTTGTCCCTGAGGCGCCTGCACCGTGCCGGCGACGTCGAGGCGCCCTTTCATCTGCCCTTGAAGCCCGGGCCACAGTTGACCCAGTCGCGCGAGGTTGATGTCCAGTTGGCCGGCGATTTTCTGCTGAAGGCTGCCCGTGCCCTGAATCCGGTTGTCGCCCAGCCGCATGTCCAGGGCGTTGAGATTCCATTTGTTGTCGGCGCCATCTGCCTTGGCCTGAAGTACCGCAGGCTGGCCGCGCAGGCGCCCCTTCAGATCCAGATCGGCGTTCAGCGTCAGTTGCTCGTTGCGCATCGAGCCTTTGCTGCGCAACGGACCGGCCAGGGAGCCCGGCAATTCCGCGACCCAGTAAGCGGGATCGATGGCGCTGAGGTCCAGCGCTGTATCCCAGGCAATGCCGTCGGCAAATTGCAGGTTCAGGTGACCGCTGGCCTTGCCCTGCCCGGCTGCCAGTTCAAGCTGGGGCAGGAAGATCTGCTGCAGATCCCCGCTGAACGGGCTCTGCAACGTGAACGGGCCGGCCGGGCCCTTGAAATCGCCAGCGAAATGGCCAAGGTATTTGCCGTCGGTGTAGGACACCTCCCCGGTGAACGTATGCACGCTGACCTGGGGCTCGTCGATCAGCGGGCACAGGCGATGCCAGGGGAAATCCAGCCAGTCGATCTTCGCGTCGGCGCGCAGGCCCTGTTGCCAGTCCAGTTTACCGCTCGCCTTTAGGCGCTGGTTGTCACTGGCGGTCAGGTCAA encodes the following:
- a CDS encoding translocation/assembly module TamB domain-containing protein, with amino-acid sequence MLVVLTVTLLLGTQSGSRWALGLVPGLSVEGFSGRLGGAWQADHLVWQQGQSKVEVDAPVFDWSPACLARMTVCIDNLQTGDISLQFPPSSNEASSGPITLPDLNLPLALQLGRVQIGSLHLDGTEQVRDVQLAAHWTAEGLKIDSLHAGRDDIALDLSGLLKPEGDWPLTAEGQLKLPDVSGQPLSLALNIKGDLLKTLTLNAQSKGYIDAHLVGELQPLVENLPANIAITSDAFKPSADLPDTLQLNHLALNAKGDLAQGYAITGSASLPAEKGPVALALQGRVDAKGADIAALDLTASDNQRLKASGKLDWQQGLRADAKIDWLDFPWHRLCPLIDEPQVSVHTFTGEVSYTDGKYLGHFAGDFKGPAGPFTLQSPFSGDLQQIFLPQLELAAGQGKASGHLNLQFADGIAWDTALDLSAIDPAYWVAELPGSLAGPLRSKGSMRNEQLTLNADLDLKGRLRGQPAVLQAKADGADNKWNLNALDMRLGDNRIQGTGSLQQKIAGQLDINLARLGQLWPGLQGQMKGRLDVAGTVQAPQGQLALQGTQLAFQTNTLQTLTLAAKLDNAQRATVDLKTTGIQAGDTALGALNVNGQGDIKRQQVKLDLKGPLLKLALALDGNLEKGNWRGRLASGDIQSGGQDWKLQQPAKLERLADGKVNFGAHCWVSGPASLCGEDQRLMPEPRLRYHLKRFPLESLAQWLPKDFAWKGALNADIQLDVPAAGPNGQVVIDASGGTLRVKDKNQWLDFPYDTLKLTSSLTPKKVDTSVDFRGGKLGELLARLSIDPIARNKPVTGDFTLSGLDVSAARPFVPMVEKLNGKLNGSGRISGSLLAPQVNGNVTLNDGEVSGPELPVSLEKLNVQALIAGERVDLTGNWRSGPTGQGSIGGHVAWADALDVDMALKGTHLPITVEPYAKLEAAPDLKITLQGDRLAVSGKVLIPKGEITVRQLPPSTVKVSDDTVIVGQQTKQGKTPLAIAMDVNVEVGQETLSFTGFGLTANLVGHVHIGDNMDTRGELNLNDGRYRAYGQRLTIRKARLLFAGPVDQPYLDIEAIRQTDDVIAGIRLTGSAEQPTTTVFSEPAMSQEQALSYLVLGRPLSTNGEDSNMVAQAALALGLAGGSSTAGKLASGLGIQDFDLDTSGSGDKTAVVASGKITDKLSLRYGVGVFEPANTLTLRYLLSKKVYLEVAGGVASSLDIFYKRDF
- a CDS encoding aldo/keto reductase, with protein sequence MQTRQLGKNGPQVSALGLGCMGMTDFYTTGGNPDEAIATLHRALELGVTLLDTADMYGPHTNEELLGKALVGKRDQAFIASKFGIVRTPGDAGARGVNGSPEYIRTAIDGTLRRLKIDTLDLYYQHRIDPGVAIEESVGAMAELVKAGKVRFLGLSEASASTLERAHKVHPIAALQTEYSLWSRDPEENGVLETCRRLGIAFVPYSPLGRGFLTGALKNPEDFAADDYRRSSPRFQGENFATNLLLVQKVEQLAAEKGITAGQLALAWVLAQGNDVIPIPGTKQRKYLEENVAALDVTLDATELQALKDLFPVNAVAGGRYPDAAMKLVNG